A segment of the Odoribacter splanchnicus DSM 20712 genome:
CGCTTCGCTCAGACACCACCGGTCGGGCGTTCAGAAAAAGCAAGACGACACCCGACAGAGCTCCAATGGTCCCCCAACACGAACACCTCCGACTTACGTTATCACTGCATAGGAAACGAACTGTGACCTGAAAAGTATAAACTTCTATCAAACAGCTGTTTTTCTGCCCCCCCTACATGAGGGATTAATTCAGCCATCGCTATTTTATAGAAATAATCCGATCAGGTAACCCAGGTATCCATACTCCGGTCAGGGTGGCCTGCTCTTTCATTCAATAAAACTTTCCTTCTTTGCCCTGTAGTGCTGACGGAAGATGCAGGGTTTTGTGGCGGAAGACCATTGGAGCAGGAACGAGGGTCCGGTTAGGTTTTCCGAACGCCCGACCGGTGGTGTCTGACGAGCCTGCGAGGAGTTCCGCCGGTCAGTGAAGGAAAGCCTTAGCGGACCGGTCCAGGCGAACCGGTCTGATGGCACAAAACCCTGCATCGGAATAGAAAGAAAAAATGAACCTACCATAGATTTGGAGAACGGGGAAATTAAAGTTTACTTTACTTTTTTCTTTTCCCCTTTCTCCGTTGCACCCAAGAAAACCTACATTTAGTGTAAACATGTATATAAATACCTATTTATCCCCATTCTATTTGTGTCTTTCTTTCAATACCCGGATGACATCCTCCAGCCCATATCCTTTGGCAATCAATAAAACCAGATAATGATACATCAAGTCGGCCGCTTCATTTAAAAACAAATCTTCATTGTCGTCTTTCGCTTCGATTACTAATTCCACAGCTTCTTCCCCAACCTTTTGAGCGATCTTATTTATTCCTTTGGAAATCAAACGGGCCGTATAGGACTCTTCCGGAGAATCATTTTTCCTTTTTTGCAGGAACTTTTGTAAGAAGAACAAAAAATCCGCCTCCTCATTCTTCTCTCCCCAACAGGTATCTGTTCCAGTATGGCAAGTCGGTCCGAGCGGTTTGGCTTTAACCAATAAAGTATCGCCATCACAATCGGCTTGTATGTCTTTCAGGTATAGAAAATGTCCGCTTTCTTCACCTTTTGTCCACAACTTTTGCCGGGACCTGCTAAAAAAACAAACTTTTCCATTCGTCAGGGTTAATGTCAAGGCCTCCCGGTTCATATAGCCGAGCATCAAAACCGTCCTGGTCTCTGCATCTTGAATGATAGCAGGGATCAAACCATTTTCGTCAAATTTCAAATTTTCTATTTCCATCTTATATCTTTTCAATTATTTACCCTCTTACCATTATCCCGTTTTGCCGCAAGTAGGCTTTCACCTGTCCGACAGTCAGCCTGCCATAATGAAATACCCCGGCAGCCAAAGCAGCATCTGCTTTACCTTTTGTAAATACTTCATTAAAATCCGCTAGTTTTCCTGCACCACCGGAAGCAATGACCGGAACATTCACCAATCCGCTCAACCGGGCTATCGCTTCGCAGGCGAATCCCCGGTTCGTCCCATCATGGTCCATAGAAGTGAATAATATTTCCCCGGCTCCCCGCTCTCCGACTTCCAGTGCCCAAGTGTATAATTCTCTTTCAGTTCTTAGTCTTCCTCCTTTACTGTATACGCACCATTCTTCCTTTTCATATCGGGCATCGATAGCCACAACAATACATTGTTTCCCAAAATGATAGGCTAACCGATCGATTAAATCCGGTTCGGACAGAGCTGCCGAATTGACCGATATCTTATCCGCCCCCTTTTTTAATAAAGCCTCAACATCTGCCTCCCGGGCAATGCCGCCTCCGACAGTAAAAGGGACATCGACTGCAGTAGCCACACGCTCCACCCAGCTCAGGCGGGTACTCCGGTTGTCATTACTGGCAGTGATGTCTAAAAACACCAGTTCATCAGCACCGGCAACAGAATACTTCTTTGCTAATTCTACAATATCACCGGCATCTTTCAAATCGTTGAAATGCACTCCTTTCACCGTCCGTCCCTCTTTAACGTCCAAACAAGTGATTATTCTTTTAGCTAACAAAATCAAAAATTTTTAAGTGATTTCAAATCTATTTTCTTTTCATACAAAGCCTTCCCAACGACTACGGCTTCTACTCCAACTTCAGCAAGCTGTTGTAAATCTGCCGTTCCACTCACTCCCCCTGAAGCGATCAACCGAATCTCCGGATAAAGGCGAAGTAATTCCCGATACAAGCCGATAGCCGTTCCATCCATCATCCCATCCCGGGTGATATCCGTACACATCAAATGCCCGATCCGTCCCCGATAGGACTCAACCAATTGAAA
Coding sequences within it:
- the hisIE gene encoding bifunctional phosphoribosyl-AMP cyclohydrolase/phosphoribosyl-ATP diphosphatase HisIE, with amino-acid sequence MEIENLKFDENGLIPAIIQDAETRTVLMLGYMNREALTLTLTNGKVCFFSRSRQKLWTKGEESGHFLYLKDIQADCDGDTLLVKAKPLGPTCHTGTDTCWGEKNEEADFLFFLQKFLQKRKNDSPEESYTARLISKGINKIAQKVGEEAVELVIEAKDDNEDLFLNEAADLMYHYLVLLIAKGYGLEDVIRVLKERHK
- the hisF gene encoding imidazole glycerol phosphate synthase subunit HisF; its protein translation is MLAKRIITCLDVKEGRTVKGVHFNDLKDAGDIVELAKKYSVAGADELVFLDITASNDNRSTRLSWVERVATAVDVPFTVGGGIAREADVEALLKKGADKISVNSAALSEPDLIDRLAYHFGKQCIVVAIDARYEKEEWCVYSKGGRLRTERELYTWALEVGERGAGEILFTSMDHDGTNRGFACEAIARLSGLVNVPVIASGGAGKLADFNEVFTKGKADAALAAGVFHYGRLTVGQVKAYLRQNGIMVRG